In Rhodococcus qingshengii JCM 15477, the sequence TGGCTCGGACACCACTGCCGTGGCGTTGGCAGCTGCACTCAACGCCGACGTCTGCGAGATCTACACCGACGTCGACGGCGTTTTCTCCGCCGATCCGCGCATCGTCCCCGACGCTCACCGCCTCGAGACGGTTTCCTTCGAGGAAATGCTCGAACTCGCAGCGTGTGGTGCCAAGGTGCTCATGCTCCGGTGCGTCGAGTACGCCCGTCGTTACAACGTGCCTGTGCACGTCCGTTCGTCATACACCACCAAGCCCGGAACAATCGTGTCCGGATCGATGGAGGACATTCCTGTGGAAGAGGCCCTGATCACCGGAGTCGCGCACGATCGCGGCGAAGCCAAGATCACCGTTGTCGGATTGCCGGACACACCGGGACACGCTGCCAAGGTGTTCCGCGCAGTCTCCGATGCCGAGATCAACATCGACATGGTGCTGCAGAACATCTCCAAGGTGGAGACAAACAAGACGGACATCACCTTCACGCTTCCGACGGCCGACGGCCCCCGCGCCGTCGAGATCCTGACCAAGCGTCAGGAAGACATCGGCTTCACGCAGATCTTGTTCGACGACCACATCGGCAAGGTTTCCCTGGTCGGCGCCGGAATGCGGAGCCACCCGGGCGTCACCGCCACGTTCTGCGAGGCGCTGGCCAAGGCAGACATCAACATCGACCTCATCTCGACCTCTGAGATCCGCATCTCAGTGCTGGTCAAGGACACCGAATTGGACGACGCTGTACGTGTCATCCACGACGCTTTCGGGCTCGGTGGCGAAGAAGAAGCAGTAGTACACGCTGGAACGGGACGGTAATTTCTCATGACGACTATCGCTGTTGTCGGTGCGACCGGTCAGGTCGGCATCGTCATGCGCACTTTGCTCGAAGAGCGGAACTTCCCCGCGGACAAGGTGCGGTTCTTCGCATCTGCACGCTCCGCCGGTAAGAAGCTGCCCTTCCGCGGCGAAGAGATCATCGTCGAGGATGCGGCCGCCACATCGGATGAGGACCTGAAGGGCATCGACATCGCCCTGTTCTCAGCCGGTGCGACGCTCTCGCGCGCCCAGGCTCCTCGCTTCGCTGCTGCCGGCGCGACCGTTGTCGACAACTCTTCGGCATGGCGCAAGGATCCCGAGGTTCCCCTCGTGGTCAGCGAGGTCAACCCGCAGGACACGAAGAACCTGGTCAAGGGCATTATCGCGAACCCCAACTGCACCACCATGGCAGCGATGCCGGTGCTGAAGGTTCTGCACGACGAAGCCGGTCTGCAGCGTCTGATCGTCTCCAGCTACCAGGCCGTGTCCGGTAGCGGCATCGCCGGCGTCGAGGAACTCCTCGGCCAGGTGCGCGCCGTAGTCGGAGACGCGGAGAAGCTGGTTCACGACGGCAGTGCCGTCGACTTCCCGGCCCCGAACAACTACGTCGCCCCCATCGCGTTCAACGTCCTGCCTCTCGCAGGTTCGCTGGTCGACGACGGAAGCGGCGAGACCGACGAGGATCAGAAGCTCCGCAACGAGAGCCGCAAGATCCTCGGACTTCCCGATCTGTTGGTTTCGGGTACGTGCGTGCGCGTTCCCGTCGTGACCGGGCACTCGCTCGCGATCAACGCAGAGTTCGCCAACCCGCTCTCGGTTGCTCGCGCCAAGGAGATCCTCGCCGACGCTCCGGGCGTCGAGCTGGTCGAGGTTCCGACGCCGCTGGCCGCTGCCGGTGGCAACGCGTCGCTGGTCGGTCGTATCCGTCAGGATCCGGGTGTCCCGGAGGGACGCGGACTCGCGCTCTTCGTTTCGGGCGACAACCTGCGTAAGG encodes:
- a CDS encoding aspartate-semialdehyde dehydrogenase, whose protein sequence is MTTIAVVGATGQVGIVMRTLLEERNFPADKVRFFASARSAGKKLPFRGEEIIVEDAAATSDEDLKGIDIALFSAGATLSRAQAPRFAAAGATVVDNSSAWRKDPEVPLVVSEVNPQDTKNLVKGIIANPNCTTMAAMPVLKVLHDEAGLQRLIVSSYQAVSGSGIAGVEELLGQVRAVVGDAEKLVHDGSAVDFPAPNNYVAPIAFNVLPLAGSLVDDGSGETDEDQKLRNESRKILGLPDLLVSGTCVRVPVVTGHSLAINAEFANPLSVARAKEILADAPGVELVEVPTPLAAAGGNASLVGRIRQDPGVPEGRGLALFVSGDNLRKGAALNTIQIAELLVG
- a CDS encoding aspartate kinase, with product MALVVQKYGGSSVATAERIRRVAERIVETKKAGNDVVVVVSAMGDTTDELLDLAQQVCPSPPAREMDMLLTSGERISNSLVAMAIHSLGAEARSFSGSQAGVITTGSHGNAKIIDVTPGRVRTALDEGSIVLVAGFQGVSQDSKDITTLGRGGSDTTAVALAAALNADVCEIYTDVDGVFSADPRIVPDAHRLETVSFEEMLELAACGAKVLMLRCVEYARRYNVPVHVRSSYTTKPGTIVSGSMEDIPVEEALITGVAHDRGEAKITVVGLPDTPGHAAKVFRAVSDAEINIDMVLQNISKVETNKTDITFTLPTADGPRAVEILTKRQEDIGFTQILFDDHIGKVSLVGAGMRSHPGVTATFCEALAKADINIDLISTSEIRISVLVKDTELDDAVRVIHDAFGLGGEEEAVVHAGTGR